From the Triticum urartu cultivar G1812 chromosome 4, Tu2.1, whole genome shotgun sequence genome, the window TTGAAATGTGTTcctgtgtactccctccgtatgaaaatacttgtcatcaaaatggataaaaagggatgtatctaaaactaaaatacatctagatacatccccttttattcaTCTTGATTACAAGTAtttccagacggagggagtacttgtaAGGAACATGCTGCTGTTGGAAATGGCTGCACTAGGCGGAGTTAGGTTCTGCAACCATTGTTCCAAGTTGCAACCAGTTGTTTTTGAAGAACTTAATTAATGCTGTGGATTGGGCCTTTTATCATTAATGTATCATGCCATTGCATATATTGTTTTATCTCACCCTGGTTATTTCTATTTTTTTGCAGGTTATGGGTGATGATGGTTCTGTATCCTTTTTATGTTAAATCTAGTTCATTCCTAATTTCACCATAGTGTCTGAGTTATGGAACATGTTTCTTTGTCTTTCACTGCCTTGCGAACCATTTTTGTTGGCTGTAAATGATGGGTAAGAACTGGCGGAAATTCCAACATGCATTGCGCAAATTGACAAATTCTGAAATCAGTATCTTCTTTCAATCAAGAGTAGCCCTTGACAGTGCTTAGCTTCTTCCATGTGCAATTAATGCTTGCTGTGCTGCCCTTGTTTTTGCTGGCATCCCCATGAAACATCTTGCTGGTAAGTTTACTAATTTCTCTATGCTAATTAACTGATGAAACATCTTGCTGGGGTGTTCAATAATTTCTGTATGTTCACTGACAAGATTGTGTGCTGCAGTTGCAATTGGCTGTGGGGTATTGGCCGATGGTGCTGTGATTTTGGACACAAGCAAGGCAGAAGAGCAGGTATGGAATTGTTCCTTTTCGTCTGAACTCCACTCCAAAATGGAAGCACAAAATGTTGTCTGATTCTCCCTCCAGGAATTTCCATGTTGCTGGTTGTTGGTGTGCCCTTCAAACTTTTTTCAAGTATATGCGGCTTTCATTTTACGTGATGCTTAGCATAAAAATTTCTGGTCCCTAGGGAGAAGAACAGTTTTACTTTGCCGAGCCCCTCCAAACCCATAGTTACTGTAAGTGGGGACTGCCATTAGTAACCGTTTTCTGAGTTCATGTGATTTACTCTTTGATGGTGTTTAGTGTACTTCCAAGTGCTGACATCAACAAAAATTTAACTGCGCATGTTGATCGTGTGTACTTGACAAGTTGATTATTGTGTTACTTGTTTTTTTTCTAATGTCTTGTTCTTCAAGATCAAAGTAAAAAAAATTCCAGTACTTTCATACGACAAGAACTTCTATTAGTGTATACTTTTGGCAGCACAGGAACTGAAATATCGATTGTTCGTCACAACCTGCAGCAATTGAAATCGTTTGCTCACCTGGTGTTCCCCAATTCAAGCAAGTCCGTCGATGTGAAAGAATCACAACAGAAAGATGGGCAGTCTGAACGTGGCTTGATTACTTCCATCACCCACGGAGTGATGTCCGGTACGGCCCTATCTGGCTCGTGCCTTGGATTTCCATGCTCTTCTAGGCCTTCTTTGCCGTTCTAATCCTGATCTGTTTCATTTGTGTCCAGAGGACGATTACTTCAACTGTATAGAGAGGGGCCTTGCCGCATCCGCTCGGATCTCAGATTTCATGAGGACCACCTTGCAGAAGCACACACCTGACTATCTCTGAGAGAGACACTGTCGAAACTCGGCGTGATGTAGTGAAACGTCACCGTGTTGCCCTGGTGATGTTGGGGCGTGGTTGTGTTGGCATGGAAAGTGTGCGCGTGGAACAATTTTGCGGGAAAATGCGGCACTAGCTTCATTTGCGAATGCTGAACCGTTGGATACATAGCAAGGAACTGTTGTAGGCCTATCAATTCTGTAGAACTTTAATCAATTATTATCTATTGCCATCCATGTTGTCCTGGTTGAATAGAGAGGGTGGTCTGAATTGAGCAGCCGGGGCCATATATGTAGTGTGCATACATACATAACCATCAGCTCCACAAGAATATAGCAGCAGCCAGCAGATTGCGGCACATGTGGATGTCAACAAGGGTTGCTATTTATTCTGATGTTAGCCTGTTGGCTGAAAGCCTGAAAAATACCCTCGAAGTGCATCGCAAGATTGATGAAGGGCTGAATTGTGCATATTTGTTGCGCCGGTGGATCGTTGCATCGTTCTTTGCTGCTGTCTATCTAGTGTCGTCAAGTCCTGGCACACAATTTGTTAGTCCACTCCATGTTGAGATGGTCTTCTGTTGCCGGGTACAGGCATATAGAAGCATACCGGAGCCATGCATATGCATGCGCCGCAGATTGCTACGTCTAGAACTCCCAATCCTCCTTGAGATTTTGGTTTGCATACTTTTGTTGTCTGTGCTATCAAGGCAGTTCCCCTGTCATTCGTTCCATACTTGCTCCAAAGCTCAATAGTGGTGACTGGTATATTTTAAGCTAAGGGGTATACTCACATAATAAACATGTGTAAATTCAGGAAAAAGGAAACAAAATGCAGTTGCTGATCAAGAATTAGAATTGAGAGTTATGTATAAGAAGAACATGTGTTTTTTCTCTTGTGCGCTTATACATGTTGCCTTGATTCCAAGCTATTATGCATAGAAATTTTTAGAATGATCATGCCATGCACCAAGACTTGTTTACCTTCTGTAGGAAGGTCATACCACAGGATGAGGAACACGAAGCCGGCAGTTTGTGTCAATCTGATGTTTTGGCCATCATTATTGTAAACATGCGTCTCACATGCATCATCCTTTTGTAAACCTATAATAAGGTATGGTGTCTCGGTCATTGAACCAAAATGTTTCGTCCTACCTTTTGTTTTTGGAGAAAACTGGAGGGTAATTATGTTGACAACAGATGAAGTATATGTACGTTAGAATTATACAATATTGGGTAGAAAAGGAGATTATGAAATAGCATAAATGTGACAAGCCAGATAATGGCTCACCCAATTGTGGCTATTCTGTATACTTCCAAATACACGACTTATGAATATATCACAATATTTAGAATTGACCAATACAAAAACATAAGGGAAATTTTCATTAACCACAATCTCTATAGTGTTGTCCAAAGAAGGAGATTGTGAAATAGCATAACTATGACGAGTGGAATAATAGCTTATATGAAACCAACTTATCTACAACGTACATAATAAATGAGATATGAAACTGACTTGTCCACAACTTACAAGCGATGAGCAGACGAGCACAGCCGCGAAGGTGATCCCAAAGGTTATGCTCGAGACCCAGCGCCACCCCATTATTGTGTGAATTCTTCTCAATCTTTATCAGAATGGTGGCAAGGCTCATTATGAAGAATATGGTGTAGTTCATTACTATTATAACTATGGAAAAGCTTCATTGGGGCCAAGGGGGGCGATGCCCAAATGCATATACTTTATAGTGCAACAGAATGATTAAATAAGTACCATCAAATTTATTCACTTAGCAAATGTTGTTCCTTCAGGGCGTTTTGGAGGACTAAAATCAATAAGAATGAGACTGAACTTATAATTTTTTCCCCACTTTGCTCGTGCCGCTCCTTGACATTATGCTTGATGGTAATGCATACTGAGAAGTACTCTATAAACTATTTTCAGTATGCTATATAAATTTCATAAGCTCTATGGAATAGTTGTAGGTTAACAATTTATTAGAACAATAATTAATAGTCCAGAAATACACAAAGTGAACCATGCAATTCTGTCGAAAATATCCATTGTTACGCCTCACTATATAAAGATGGTGACTTAACAAAAGTTAGTACAAATAGAAGTAGTGACTTCTTTGGAGTGGATGTTCCTTCACCACGGCGGAACTTTCATGTGTTTGCTCCTCCCACAAGAGCAAGCTTCCCGTTGGTTTGTGCTTATATGGTTgtcatgtttttcttgtgttcACTATGTCATCAGTGGACTTAACCCATGTTATACCGATGTTCAAGTGGGCCTGGCCCTTGATGTATTAGCATTCACTTGTTTTTATACTAATAAATTCGGCAACAATCCATTGGTTTCTGAAGACAAAAAACTTAGTCTCGGGGGAAGTAAAATAGTGAAGACTATACCATCTTGCAAACCAATTGAGCAAGACATAAAATGGAAGAATTGAACATACAAATGTGTGCAGTTAAGATGTAAGACAAAGTTCAGAGAAACCACAAAGTTATCAAATGTGTATTAATACTTTGTCCAAAAGGATTGTGTAAAATTTGATTATTAAAGATGGTACACCAATCTAAGGTGAGAAATTATGCTCATAAGAATATTAGTCCGGATAAAAGGTGAGAAACTGACACTCAAAGTAATGTGTTGATCCTTTTGTTTTTCCATATTGGTTCCAATATGTTTTGGGTACACCAAGTGATTTTACGTATAAGTTTTTACAGAAAATCATTAATGAGACGCTCTTCTCTGCGGATACCTGAGTTGGTTAAAGTTTAAGATTGGACAGATTGGAAATTTTTAACTGAAACTATAAAATTACACATGAAAGTGGACGTGCACTCAAGTTTTTTCATAAACACAAATATACACGTACTTGATTCAGTAAATTACATTTTTGAATTAAATTTAGCTATATCTCCAAACCTGCAGATTATGGTCTATAGGGAACATACCAATTTGTACTTTTGCTATTGGCCTCTTTGGTATTGAAACAATGATGATGCCTTTTGTGAAAAAGAGAAATTCTTAATTTTAAGATGTTTGCAATAAAAGCGTGTGGTTCTTGCTAATTGAAGGCAGGTCTACTGATTTGATAGTGTGGCTTACTCCATACGTATTTGCTTCGTGTGGTGCAACTTAGTTTTGTGAGAAAAGCGATTGTATCTGAGTGTTATAAAACTTCATACCTCTGTTCCAAATTATAAGACTTTTTTTGGTAGCCTACCAAAAACGTCTTATAATTTGCATAACGGATTAATCAGTAGAATGAATCATTTATCCAAGCAATGTACACAGACTTTAGAACCTATTGTGGGTCCGCAAGCTTATTTCTGATCAACATCCATATTTCTTCTTGATTTGATACTCATGATGCCCTTGAACTTAACATGATAATCATGAGCTTGTAGACCCTGTCCTTTTCCTAACTCAAAACCTCAAGTGTCTAGAACAATGGACCAGTTTGTACATGAACCTTTACATCACTCATAAAAATCTAATATCGGTCTACTATATAGAAAATATTTTTATCACAAATCGGTTTATCATATTTCCGCCTTTCTAATCAAATAATTTTTTTACTCTTACTACCCAAAGTTAGAAACATAGAATGTTGTTCTTAGAAAAGTACATATGAAGCCAATAGCAACAGTACAGTGTAGAAGTGAAAGTAATAATAATTTCAGAAGCATTTTTATGTACCGGTGTTAACAACTACACAATCATAAAAAACATAATGCATCAAGGATTCAAGGTGTGTTCAATTTCATCGAGAAAAAGGTGTTTTCACTTACCTAATATTAATCAATTCAGGCATTAGTACACAATTTGATACATGAGCATGTGGGAGCACATAAGTTGTAGGTGTCCTCTTCACATCGCTGAATGTTAGAAATGAATTATAAAAAGGGGGATGATCATTATTTTATTTGAATAAAATAATTGTAAGTGAATATGTTTCTGGGACTGTAGTCTAATATGTGACTCGGACCTGCCATGTAACAATATGACGCTGGGTTCTGAGATCGTGAAGGAGGGCGTGAAATATATAACAAAAATTGATGGAAAAGTTTAAAGGAAAATTGTTGTCAAGAAAAATTGTTGTAAACAATTACATAACGATTAGCCTAATAATTTTAGATGCTACAACAGTGTGTCTTTCTTTTATAATTTTTGCTCAACAAAACAAAATGATGATGCACACATCTTATTTTGCATGTTATACAATATTGTTTCTTGTATATTGACATATGCACACAGCCACAAATGACGTACAGCTCTTGTTTTAGTAGTTTATGCTACCCCTTAGtacaatttcatacgaatttagtacaaagttgagacattTATTTTGGGATAGAGAGAGTATTCTACACGCGTGCATAGACAGATCAGTAAAAAAAACTCACATACGTGACTGCACCAAGTTGTGAGCTGTGTGTAGAAAATTTTACAATCAATCTTGTATCAATGTCTGGACCATAATTGCATCGTTCTGGCCGTTCCCATTGATCATGCATTCCAGTATTTATGTACTCATGAGCGGCCGGCGACCTAATAACCTAACTTTTTCTAGCTAGGTAAATTGAAGGGGTACGATAAAAAATAATGAAGGGCGTTGATGGGTAATTTGTTTGAACTATCATATAAATAGACTGTTGAGGAGATACATTGGTTGTAATCAGCTACTCAGTTTAATTAATGGTCGGATGTTTCTAATTTTTGTCGGATTTTCTAGCTTAATATCTTTTTTCTGGTAGCCCGTTAATTACTTTTTATAGATAATAGATgttgggcttcctcaaattgccatatgtcttcatgagcaagcgagttgaaTGTACACTCACTTAGTTTTTttagctttcataaacttatagctctagtgcatccgttgcatggcaatccctaatcactcacattaatatttattgatgggcatctccatagcctgttgatacgcctagttgatgtgaaactatcttcttctttttgtcttctccataatcaccatattctattccacctatagtgatatatccatggctcacgctcatgtattgcgtgaaagttgaaaaagtttgagaacatcaaaagtatgaaacaattgcttggcttgtcatcggggttgtgcatgatttaatactttgtgtgatgaagatggagcatagccagactatatgattttgtagggataactttctttggccatgttattttgaaaacaCATGaatgctttattagtatgcttaaagtattattgtttttacgtcaatattaaacttttgttttgaatcttatggatctgaacattcatgccacaataaagaaaatacatggataaatatgttaggtgcattccacattaaaaatttgtttttatcatttacctactcgaggacgagcaggaattaagcttggagatgcttgatacgtctccaacgtatctataatttttttattgttccatgctattatattatctgttttggatgtttcaTATGTATTATTATGCTATTTCatattaattttgggactaacttattaccTAGAGctcagtgccagtttttgtttttttccttgtttttgagtttcgcagaaaaggaatgtcaaacggAACAAAacttcacgatgatttttcttggaccaaaagacacccggaggacttggagtccaagccagaagagccacgaggcggcggcaagggtggagggcgcgccccctaccttgtgggcccctcgtgaacCCCGCTGACCCACTTCTTCGTCCTATATATTCACGTATATTCCAAAACCCTCAGAGGAGTCCACgaaaatacttttccgccgccgcaaccttctgttcccatgagatcccatcttggggcctttttcggcatcctgccggagggggattcgatcatggagggcatttacatcaaccctattgccctttcgatgaaggatgagtagtttacctcagacctacgggtccataactagtagctagatggcttcttctctctctttgattctcaataccatattctcctcgatgttcttgaagatctatccgatgtaatcttctttttcggtgtgtttgtcgagatccgatgaattgtgggtttatgatcagcttatctatgaacattatttgaatcttctctgaattcttatatgcatgatttgatatctttgtatttctcttcgaattatcagtttggtttggccaactagattggtttttcttgtaatgggagatgtgcttagctttgggttcaatcttgcgtgatttcacccagtgacaaagtaggggtagcgagacacgtattgaattgttgccatcgaggataaaaagatgggttttcatcatattgcttgagtttattcctctacatcatgtcatcttacttaaggcgttactccgttctttatgaacttaatactctagatgcatgatggatagtggtcgatgtgtggagtaatagtagtagatgcaggcaggagtcggtctacttgacacgaacgtgatggctatatgcataatcattgccttggatatcgttataactttgcgcttttctatcaattgcttgacagtaatttgttcacccatcgtattatttgccttcaagagataagcctctagtgaaacctatggcccccgggtctattttccatcatatttgtttctgatttactattttgcaatcttttattttcagatctataaaccaaaaaacctcaaaaatattttatcttttatttagttttatctatctctatcagaccTCACCTTGACAAcccttttatcgcgttgggtgcaagtgtttgattgtttgtgtaggtgcatctattggggacttcgcgtttctcctactggatttataccttggttcttaactgaggaaaatactttaTCTCTACtgtgttgcatcaccctttcctttttaaggaaaaaaccaatgcaagctcaagaagtagcatcCGTCGCCAGCGCTGTACCCAGGCCGGAGGAAGCAGCCACACACCGGCTCCCACCTGCGAGGGACCTTGGTTCTTAACTATGTGTTGTAGTCTGTAGATGAAGCTTCTATCTTATTATAAGCTCCCTTGGAATGTTTTCTGGTGTGTTTGGGCTTTGGGGTTGCTAGTGGACCTACCTATAAAGAAGTGAATTGCAGATATGCGTTGTGTTTGGGTTCACTCCCAATTGAACGTGACACCATTATTTTGATCTCATCTCTATCTTACATGTAAGAAGAACACACATGCACATAACAGCTCAGTCCACCTCGCATGCAGATAGCAACGAAGCCAAAAAAATGTAACTAAAAAGGCAGGCAAGCTCAGTTGAAACATATTCCCTCaattcctaaatataagtttttctagagattccaatgagaactacatacgaagcaaaatgagtgaatctacactctaaaatatgtctatatacattcgtatgtagttcttattgaaatctctaaaaagatttatatttaggaacggagggagtagaacaAAGCAACCGATTGTAATCTCCCGCGTTAAAAAAGGGATGCTTAACTCATGACTGAAAGACGGCACGGCAAAGTGCGTGTCACCCACTAATAACCAAGCCACTATATCTAACGAAGTTTACGCTTCCAGGTTTACCCACTTGGTTGAAAGCAACTTGAGAACATGTGGGCTGAGGACACGTGCATTAGTTTGGGCTACTATGGACCAAGCCACTATATCTAACGAAGTTTACGCTTCCAGGTTTACCCACTTGGTTGAAAGCAACTTGAGAACATGTGGGCTGAGGACACGTGCATTAGTTTGGGCTACTATGGACCAAGCCACTATATCTAACGAAGTTTACGCTTCCAGGTTTACCCACTTGGTTGAAAGCAACTTGAGAACATGTGGGCTGAGGACACGTGCATTAGTTTGGGCTACTATGGACCAAGCCACTATATCTAACGAAGTTTACGCTTCCAGGTTTACCCACTTGGTTGAAAGCAACTTGAGAACATGTGGGCTGAGGACACGTGCATTAGTTTGGGCTACTATGGACCAAGCCACTATATCTAACGAAGTTTACGCTTCCAGGTTTATCCACTTGGTTGAAAGCAACTTGAGAACATGTGGGCTGAGGACACGTGCATTAGTTTGGGCTACTATGGGGTACAAATTCATGGTGGTTGTAGTTTTTCATTATAAGTTTGGGCTACCTTAGTTCCTATTTCTTCATTTTTAGGTTTCAATCTTTTTCATTGTTCCTCTCAGATTCCTTTTAGTCTTTTTCATTCCAGCTTTAGTTCTTATTAGTTATTTTAGTATTTATCATTTATTAGTTTCCAGCCATAAATGTTAGTGATTTTGTTGCTTAGTTACATTCTATCCGTGTTAATTTTCATTTAGTTTCTTCATTTTTGGTTCGACAATGTCTCAGCATGTTCTATTTGTTTGTTCTCTCAGTCTTGGTTTAGTTCTTATTAGTAGTCATCAGTCTCCATGTTTTATTacttagtactccctccgttccatattaGTAGTGTTTTACTTAGTTCTCTCAGTTTTGGTTTAGTTTATAGTATCAGTCATCGGTATTCAATTATTCAGTTATCAGTCTCCTCGCGGGACAACCTCGTGGAGCGCGGAGAGCTGGCCGCTGACTAATACTACTAAATATAAACTATAGTTCCTTGAGGACACGCGACGCAGAGATTCGTGACGGATCGGACGGACAAAAAAACGACCTAAAGCAAATTTAAAACAGACGTCTGAAAAATAGTAAAAGTGTAATTACTTTATTAATTGGTTTGATATTCATGTGATGATGATCCGTACACACACAGAATATATGTAGCTTCATCCAAATAATGAAGTCGAATGAATATGATAATGTGACAAATGTAGAGGAAGGGGGCAAGTGCCCCCCTCGGGCCTCCATGTCACATGAATATGCTAATGTGACAGAATATATGTAGCCTTCCTTTGGTTTGGAGAAATTTTATATGATAGGATTTCTGTAGGGAAATTTCCAATAGTTCCTAagagccctttggtttgtaggaatagAATTCTATTAGTGGATGACACACACTTTGCCGCGCCGTCTTTCGGTCATGAGTTAAGCATCCCTTTTTTTTACGCAGGCAATTACTTTTTTTTGAGCCGGAACCGTAGAACAATCGTTCTACGGTAATTTACGTGGGCAATTACAATCAGTTGCTttgttgtactccctccgttcctaaatataagtctttttagagattttaataagaactacatacgaatgtatatagacatattttagagtgtagattcactcattttgcttcgtatgtagtactcattggaatctctaaaaagacttatatttaggaatggagggaatATGTTTCAACTGAGCTTGCCTGGCTTTTTAGTTACGtttgtattttttttctttttggctcCGTTGCTATCTGCATGCGAGGTGGACTGAGTTGTTCTGTGCATGTGTGTTCTTCTTACATGTAAGACAtagatgagatcaacataatgatgtcaCGTCCAATTGGGAGTGAACCCAAACACAACGCATATTTGTAATTCACTCCTTTATAGGTAGGCCCACTAGCGATCCCAAAGCCCAAACACACCAGAAAACATTCCTAGGGAACTTAGAATAAGATAGAAGCTTCATCTACAGACTACAACACAGAACTCCAAATGAGAAGTAGTTACaaacatatactccctccgttttctAATATAAGACATTTTAGCTTTTTTTTTTTGATTCGTGTGTATCTAGACACATTTTAGTATGCATGTTCACTCATTTTAGTATGTATGTAGTCAATATTTTGAAATGGCTAAAAGGTCTTATATTAGGAAACAGGGGGAGTACAAATTAGAAAGCAAACAACCAGACAAAATATGGATGACAACAGGTAAATCAATAATCAAAGTGCACTTTGTAGCATTTGCATACTGAAATCTCCAATAGGCATGCAATATGATTAACTATATGTAGCACTTTATAACATCTAATGATTCCTTACTGTAACAGAACTTCAACTTAGCAACTTAGCAACTTTAGACAGTAAGCAAAAGGCTCCTGCTAGATGTGCATGCTCGTAGGTCTATAACAAATGTGCATGTATTAATCCATTGTCAAGGTCATTAGCTAGGCTGAACTAAAGAGATGCAAGTCCATCATGATAAATAGACTTAACATTTCTAGGATACATACCCTTCTTGTCAAAACTCTGGAAGGGTAATGATCAAGGTGGGGGAATAGAGTAATTGTAGAATTATTGGCTGGGCGTTTATGTAAGAAAACAAATCACATAGATAAAATCGAAACCGTGTAGACGTAGTACATGTGTGATCTTCTCTAATGCAAGATGCTCGCTGATTTGCAGACAGGCATCCACAAATTTCAGAAAATAACAAAAATTGCACGCGTGCTCCCCCCCTCCCTCCATATCAAAAGAAATGCCTAATAAAAAATTAGCTCTAGATAGGTAATCAGACAATAATTCTCATGATTATGCGTCCCAAACATATTAGCTCTTATTTAGTTCACAGTACATGCACCCATTGTTCAACACCAAGATCACATAGCAAAGAATTTTTCAGTGTAAACAGCTAACAGAAGTACATAACACATACATCGGTATGGAATTTTGTTTGGAGTCAAGTTTACACAACAAACGTGAAAGCGTGGACCCGATGTAGGCCTTGCTGAAGATATCGTTGTAAAGTGTGTCCATCCATCCGGGaacttagttttaaattttgaatttttgACTGAACTTGGATGAATTTTGGGTGAATCTTGAACAAAGGAATTGGATTGGTCAAGAAACCCCCTCATCCACTCTAATCTAATCCCCAAAATCACACGCCAAAtccaaaaaaaaatcaaaatccCCGCCCAAAAGAGGCGTAATGGCCCCATCTCCTTTCGTCCATGTAACCACCCCCTCTCTCTCGGCGCGATGTCGCACCGCCTTACCTAGCCGCCGTCGGGAACCACGGGGCTACTCTACCTCATCCTGCTTCTCCCGCATAGCACGAATCACACCGTGTCCAAGGCCACGACGGCAAGCAACATCATCGTCATGCTACTCCTTGCCGTGgcgctccgccgcctccggcaCGCGCCTACGTCACCCATCGTCGACAATGAGAAGGGCCGCGACTCCTGGCCCTCGACATGGAGGATGAGGGAGCACGACAGCTACTCTTACGGTTTGTCCTCGCCTGGGTACGTACGGGGCGCGCTCCGATCTGCAAGGACACGGTGGCCGAAGAAGTTGCACTGCCGTCACCGGAAAACGCCATCTCGGACCTATACTATGACGCGGTAGCGGGGGTGTGTCGTGCTGACTCCTGCTCTTCATCTGCCTACTCCTTGCGCTGCAGCCAGCGGCCGCCGTCAACTTCGTCCCACATTCACTCATCGCTGAGCCCGATCAGCCGGGGTCGAAGGCCGAGACGACCACCACGAACCTCCTCGCCATCCTCTTCACCGTCGGAATTCGCCGTCTCACGCCCGTGCCTTCGCTCATCGTCGACATGACGGCGGTTCGCGATCGACGCTTCGTTGACCTAGAGGACCCCCCGCGCCCATCAGATTCTCGTCCACGTCCTCATCGCCAGAGTTCACGCGGGGCGCGAGCCGGTCCACTCGAGCTAATCCTCGTGCAAGAGAATAGTGGATATTGCTAGTTTATTTTACTTCTATACTTGGACACTGCAAACATATTTTGCCCATAGGATAGGCCAAAATAAATATAATTATTTATACTGAAGTTTTGTATTT encodes:
- the LOC125553240 gene encoding exosome complex exonuclease RRP46 homolog; protein product: MEGGGGERAGGRKANQLRAYSCTRNPLERAHGSARWAQGDTVVLAAVYGPRPGTRKGENPEKAAVEVVWKPKTGQIGRQEKEYEMALKRTLQSICLLTVHPNTTTSVILQVMGDDGSLLPCAINACCAALVFAGIPMKHLAVAIGCGVLADGAVILDTSKAEEQQLKSFAHLVFPNSSKSVDVKESQQKDGQSERGLITSITHGVMSEDDYFNCIERGLAASARISDFMRTTLQKHTPDYL